One Chionomys nivalis chromosome 23 unlocalized genomic scaffold, mChiNiv1.1 SUPER_23_unloc_1, whole genome shotgun sequence genomic window carries:
- the Ftl gene encoding ferritin light chain, whose amino-acid sequence MTSQIRQNYSTEVEAAVNRLVNLHLRASYTYLSLGYYFDRDDVALEGVGHFFRELAEEKREGAERLLKLQNDRGGRALFQDVQKPSQDEWGKTQEAMEAALALEKNLNQALLDLHSLGSARTDPHLCDFLENHFLDKEVKVIKKMGNHLTNLRRLATGPQASLGEYLFERLTLKHD is encoded by the exons ATGACCTCCCAAATTCGTCAGAATTATTCCACCGAAGTGGAGGCTGCCGTGAACCGCCTGGTCAACCTGCACTTGCGGGCCTCCTACACCTACCTCTCGCTG GGCTACTATTTTGACCGGGATGACGTGGCTCTGGAGGGTGTAGGCCACTTCTTTCGTGAATTGGCCGAGGAGAAGCGCGAGGGCGCCGAGCGTCTCCTCAAGTTGCAGAACGATCGCGGAGGCCGTGCACTCTTTCAGGATGTGCAG AAGCCATCTCAAGATGAGTGGGGTAAAACCCAGGAGGCCATGGAAGCTGCCCTGGCCTTGGAGAAGAACTTGAACCAGGCCCTCTTGGATCTTCATTCCCTAGGCTCTGCCCGCACAGATCCTCAT CTCTGTGACTTCCTTGAAAACCACTTCCTGGATAAGGAGGTGAAGGTCATCAAGAAGATGGGCAACCACCTGACCAACCTCCGCAGGTTGGCTACTGGGCCCCAGGCGTCTCTGGGCGAGTACCTCTTTGAGCGGCTCACTCTCAAGCATGACTAG
- the Bax gene encoding apoptosis regulator BAX, translated as MDGSGEQLGGGGPTSSEQIMKTGAFLLQGFIQDRAGRMAGETPELTLEQPPQDASTKKLGECLRRIGDELDNNMELQRMIADVDTDSPREVFFRVAADMFADGNFNWGRVVALFYFASKLVLKALCTKVPELIRTIMGWTLDFLRERLLVWIQDQGGWDGLLSYFGTPTWQTVTIFVAGVLTASLTIWKKMG; from the exons ATGGACGGGTCGGGGGAGCAGCTCGGAGGCGGCG GGCCCACCAGCTCTGAGCAGATCATGAAGACAGGGGCCTTTTTGCTACAGGG TTTCATCCAGGATCGAGCTGGGAGGATGGCAGGGGAGACGCCTGAGCTGACCTTGGAGCAGCCACCACAGGATGCGTCCACCAAGAAACTGGGCGAGTGTCTCAGGCGAATTGGAGACGAACTGGACAACAACATGGAGCTGCAGAG GATGATTGCTGACGTAGATACAGACTCCCCCCGAGAGGTCTTCTTCCGTGTGGCAGCTGACATGTTTGCCGATGGCAACTTCAACTGGGGCCGGGTCGTTGCCCTCTTCTACTTTGCCAGCAAACTGGTGCTCAAG GCCCTGTGCACCAAAGTGCCCGAGCTCATCAGAACCATCATGGGCTGGACACTGGACTTCCTCCGAGAGCGGCTGCTTGTCTGGATCCAAGACCAGGGCGGCTGG GATGGCCTCCTCTCATACTTTGGGACCCCCACATGGCAGACAGTGACCATCTTTGTGGCTGGAGTTCTCACTGCCTCACTCACGATCTGGAAGAAGATGGGCTGA